A DNA window from Deltaproteobacteria bacterium contains the following coding sequences:
- the metG gene encoding methionine--tRNA ligase, producing the protein MPQPFYVTTPIYYVNARPHLGHAYTTIVADLVNRFHCMCGQETYFLTGTDEHGDKVVRAAREEGMSPLAYVDQISDLFRTLWPELDIEYDYFIRTTESAHVNIVKEVLQKIYDSGDIYFSEYEGAYCFGCERFYTERELVGGRCPDHKTIPEVIKESNYFFRMSRYQDWLVDHINKNPDFISPERYRNEALAFLREPLDDLCISRPKSRLQWGITLPFDDQYVTYVWFDALLNYVSALTYPDGERFKRFWPTVHHLVAKDILKPHGIYWPIMLKAAGIPLYRGLHVHGYWNVDESKMSKSLGNVVDPLELKNVYGADAFRYFLLREMVFGLDSSFTEKAFVQRINSDLANDLGNLFSRSITMVHKYFKGVVPRGDEAQESSLDLDVKSDALKTIQGYKKAMEDFAFHKALMAIWEFINRINKYIDVTAPWELAKKKSQHKLLGLVLYNVLEGLRVIAGLLYPVMPRASRVMQKHLGMTSAGICQTLEDLSVWGNMQPGTKLPKTVTLFPRVELDKPEAKGGEIAPAKETPNSSKPEISVQTFQQIDLRVATVLHAEPVPRSRNLLKLKVDVGEERTVVAGIAKSYHPEDLIGKQIVIVANLKPVKLMGVLSQGMVLTAADKGACKLVTLDGPSEPGSPLM; encoded by the coding sequence ATGCCCCAGCCGTTTTATGTGACAACGCCCATCTATTACGTTAATGCCAGACCTCACCTGGGTCATGCTTATACGACCATTGTGGCTGATCTGGTTAATCGATTCCATTGCATGTGCGGCCAGGAAACCTACTTTTTGACAGGAACCGACGAACATGGCGACAAAGTGGTTCGAGCAGCCAGAGAGGAGGGGATGAGCCCGCTCGCCTATGTGGATCAGATCAGCGATCTTTTTAGAACCTTGTGGCCTGAGCTCGACATAGAATATGACTATTTCATACGCACTACGGAGTCTGCTCATGTAAATATTGTTAAGGAAGTCCTGCAAAAGATCTATGATTCAGGCGATATTTACTTCAGCGAATACGAAGGGGCATACTGTTTTGGATGTGAGCGGTTTTATACTGAACGGGAACTGGTAGGTGGCAGATGTCCTGACCACAAGACGATCCCTGAGGTAATCAAGGAATCCAACTATTTTTTTAGAATGAGCCGATACCAGGACTGGCTCGTGGATCACATTAACAAGAACCCGGATTTCATCAGCCCCGAACGTTACAGAAACGAAGCGCTCGCCTTTTTGCGTGAACCCCTTGATGATTTGTGCATATCCCGACCCAAGAGCAGGCTTCAATGGGGTATTACCCTTCCTTTTGATGATCAATATGTGACTTATGTCTGGTTCGATGCCCTTCTAAACTATGTCTCCGCCCTGACATATCCTGATGGTGAGCGTTTCAAGAGGTTTTGGCCTACGGTTCACCACCTTGTCGCCAAGGATATCCTTAAACCTCACGGCATATACTGGCCCATCATGCTAAAGGCCGCAGGCATTCCTCTGTATCGCGGACTTCATGTTCACGGTTACTGGAATGTCGATGAGAGCAAGATGTCCAAAAGCCTTGGCAACGTGGTGGATCCACTTGAGCTCAAAAACGTGTATGGTGCAGACGCCTTTCGGTATTTCCTCCTGCGAGAGATGGTTTTTGGTCTTGATTCCAGTTTCACCGAGAAGGCCTTCGTTCAGCGCATCAATTCTGATTTGGCCAATGACCTGGGGAATCTCTTTAGCCGCAGTATAACCATGGTACACAAATACTTCAAAGGTGTTGTGCCAAGAGGTGATGAAGCCCAGGAAAGCAGTCTGGATCTGGATGTGAAGTCCGATGCCCTTAAGACAATTCAGGGCTATAAGAAAGCAATGGAAGACTTCGCCTTCCACAAGGCTCTCATGGCCATTTGGGAGTTCATAAACCGGATTAACAAGTACATAGACGTGACTGCCCCGTGGGAGCTTGCCAAGAAAAAGTCACAGCACAAACTGCTGGGGCTCGTGCTTTACAATGTTCTGGAAGGTCTTCGTGTCATTGCGGGGCTTCTCTATCCGGTCATGCCAAGGGCTTCCCGGGTCATGCAAAAACACCTGGGCATGACATCCGCAGGCATCTGTCAAACATTAGAGGACCTCAGCGTTTGGGGGAATATGCAACCTGGGACAAAGCTTCCAAAAACGGTCACTCTTTTTCCGAGGGTCGAATTGGATAAACCGGAAGCAAAGGGCGGGGAAATAGCCCCTGCAAAGGAGACGCCGAATTCATCGAAACCAGAGATTTCTGTGCAAACCTTCCAGCAAATAGATCTTCGGGTTGCTACAGTGCTTCATGCCGAACCTGTGCCAAGGTCAAGAAACCTATTGAAACTCAAAGTCGATGTCGGAGAAGAACGGACAGTCGTGGCAGGAATAGCAAAAAGTTACCACCCGGAGGATTTGATAGGAAAACAGATCGTAATTGTGGCCAATCTTAAGCCCGTAAAGCTCATGGGTGTCCTCTCCCAGGGTATGGTCCTGACGGCTGCAGACAAAGGCGCCTGCAAACTGGTCACCCTTGACGGCCCTTCTGAGCCGGGCAGTCCGCTCATGTAG
- the tolQ gene encoding protein TolQ, whose product MPITTYSDIIQLVLQSGPMVRFVLLLLVFFSITSWAIIFYKHRFIKKARKESAYFLDLFWNRRSLSEAFAASKKLRHSPLARIFRVAYVELRKVKSPQPASTNTEKGGELKSNQDMAALDNIKRALRRALNVELTELNKAVPFLATTGNTTPFIGLFGTVWGIMNAFRGIGLKGSASLAVVAPGISEALIATAAGLAAAIPAVVAYNYFANKIRVLESEMHNFSADFLNLIERELIIRKGN is encoded by the coding sequence ATGCCCATCACGACGTACAGTGACATTATCCAGTTGGTCCTCCAATCCGGCCCAATGGTCCGTTTTGTTCTGTTGCTTCTAGTGTTCTTCTCCATTACCTCATGGGCCATTATATTCTACAAACACCGCTTCATAAAAAAGGCAAGAAAAGAATCAGCCTATTTTCTCGACCTGTTTTGGAACAGACGCAGCCTATCGGAGGCATTTGCAGCCTCAAAGAAACTCCGGCACAGCCCTCTGGCGCGGATATTTCGTGTTGCGTACGTTGAGCTCAGAAAGGTGAAAAGCCCGCAGCCGGCCTCAACAAATACTGAAAAAGGGGGGGAATTGAAGTCAAATCAAGACATGGCGGCTCTTGACAACATAAAGCGGGCGCTTCGGCGAGCCTTGAACGTGGAACTCACCGAATTGAACAAGGCCGTCCCTTTTCTGGCAACAACGGGAAATACAACTCCTTTTATTGGGCTTTTCGGCACAGTATGGGGGATCATGAATGCCTTTCGAGGCATCGGCCTCAAGGGCTCTGCCAGCTTGGCCGTTGTGGCGCCAGGTATCTCTGAGGCGCTGATCGCCACGGCTGCCGGACTGGCTGCTGCGATACCGGCGGTAGTCGCCTACAACTATTTTGCCAATAAGATTCGCGTCCTGGAATCGGAAATGCACAATTTTTCGGCCGATTTCTTGAACTTGATCGAACGAGAATTGATAATACGAAAGGGGAATTAG
- the holB gene encoding DNA polymerase III subunit delta', with translation MTFESIIGQERAIRLLTRILENNRLAHALLFTGVDGIGRQTTAMAMAMVLNCLKPVGTSACGVCRSCKKVISGNHPDVIIVKPSGTFIKIDQVRSLRKVLRFAPLEGGRRVIIINDAHAMNLEASNAMLKILEEPPNDTYIIITASRTMDLLPTIVSRCQQIPFRPVAVADIAAALGTRSGLDADAATAVAVLAKGSLGRALSADAEKWMDWRKDLLERVELVSSESTHALFVFADTLARDKDRLQDALDVINIWFRDILICRFHPEKILNRDCMEEIQRKSEQLSVHDILEIIMAVSAAQRAIVKNANRRLALEVMMMRMSSAFRKSLHPQGD, from the coding sequence ATGACCTTTGAATCCATTATAGGCCAGGAGCGCGCCATCCGCCTCCTGACCCGGATACTTGAGAACAATCGCCTGGCCCATGCCTTGCTCTTTACGGGTGTTGACGGCATTGGTAGACAAACAACTGCTATGGCCATGGCCATGGTCTTGAACTGCCTGAAGCCTGTGGGAACGTCGGCATGCGGGGTGTGTCGATCCTGCAAGAAGGTGATTTCGGGCAATCACCCGGACGTCATCATTGTCAAGCCCAGCGGGACGTTTATCAAAATCGACCAGGTGCGGTCTTTGCGCAAAGTCTTAAGGTTTGCCCCCCTTGAGGGGGGGCGGCGTGTAATCATAATCAATGACGCGCATGCCATGAACCTTGAAGCGTCCAACGCCATGCTGAAGATCTTGGAAGAACCGCCCAATGACACATACATAATCATCACTGCCTCCCGGACCATGGACTTGTTGCCAACGATTGTCTCCAGGTGCCAGCAGATACCTTTTAGACCAGTTGCAGTTGCAGACATCGCAGCGGCGCTTGGCACCAGGAGTGGGCTTGATGCAGACGCAGCCACGGCCGTTGCCGTATTGGCCAAAGGAAGCCTGGGGAGAGCCCTGTCTGCGGATGCAGAGAAATGGATGGACTGGCGGAAGGACCTTCTTGAGCGTGTTGAGTTGGTTTCATCGGAGTCGACCCATGCGCTTTTTGTCTTTGCCGATACGCTGGCACGTGATAAAGACAGATTGCAAGACGCACTGGATGTGATTAATATTTGGTTTAGAGACATACTGATATGTAGGTTCCACCCTGAGAAGATTCTAAACAGGGACTGTATGGAAGAGATACAGCGCAAATCAGAACAGCTTTCAGTCCATGATATCTTGGAAATTATCATGGCTGTATCCGCCGCACAAAGGGCCATCGTGAAGAATGCCAATCGCCGTCTTGCCTTAGAGGTAATGATGATGCGTATGAGTTCAGCTTTCAGAAAAAGCCTACATCCCCAGGGTGATTGA
- the tolR gene encoding protein TolR — translation MAMGNSNSPFMSDINVTPLVDVMLVLLIIFMVTAPMMMQGVNVSLPQTTPKPLTAEKDHLTVTVDRSQQIYINDYKVALEALQEKIKKILEGRPDQKVYLRADKSVPYGVVVRVISEVKNAGVERLGMVTEPLKETAKRR, via the coding sequence ATGGCTATGGGAAACAGCAACAGCCCTTTCATGTCGGATATCAACGTAACACCCTTGGTGGATGTTATGTTGGTCCTCCTCATTATTTTCATGGTGACTGCCCCCATGATGATGCAAGGGGTAAATGTATCATTGCCCCAGACGACCCCCAAACCCCTGACGGCAGAAAAGGACCATCTGACCGTAACCGTGGACCGCAGCCAGCAAATCTACATCAATGACTACAAGGTGGCGCTGGAAGCCCTTCAAGAAAAAATAAAAAAGATCCTGGAGGGTCGTCCGGACCAGAAAGTTTACCTGCGGGCAGACAAAAGCGTTCCTTACGGCGTTGTGGTGCGCGTGATCTCTGAAGTAAAGAACGCTGGCGTGGAACGACTCGGAATGGTTACGGAACCCTTGAAAGAGACGGCCAAGAGGAGATGA
- a CDS encoding stage 0 sporulation family protein, translated as MSKFVGIRFRPQGKVYDFDVGHFVLSPGSHVILETERGLALGTVVTVSKTVEKGQNRPPLKKVYRLANDGDLEQHRRNLEREKAGHAYCLECIKKLGLQMNLVSVESLFDGTKLTFFYTADGRVDFRELVKMLVKAYRVRIEMRQIGVRNRAKMCGGIGRCGQELCCCTFISNFQPVSVRMAKEQGLSLNPSKISGLCGRLMCCLAFEHGTYCDLKGKFPSWGKVVQTKTGQGRVVRQNILKESVTVQLEDGKELDVSLEEIIEKTDVSP; from the coding sequence ATGAGCAAATTTGTCGGTATAAGATTCAGACCCCAAGGCAAGGTCTATGATTTTGATGTGGGTCACTTTGTCCTTTCCCCTGGAAGTCACGTGATCTTGGAAACCGAGCGCGGTCTGGCCCTCGGGACGGTTGTGACTGTTTCCAAGACTGTTGAAAAGGGGCAGAACAGACCCCCGCTGAAAAAAGTCTATCGGCTGGCAAATGACGGGGATCTTGAACAGCATAGGAGGAATTTAGAACGGGAAAAAGCCGGCCATGCATATTGTCTGGAGTGTATCAAGAAATTGGGACTTCAAATGAACCTTGTATCGGTTGAGAGTCTGTTTGACGGGACAAAACTGACTTTTTTTTACACAGCCGACGGCCGCGTCGATTTTCGAGAGCTGGTCAAGATGCTCGTTAAGGCATATAGGGTGCGTATTGAGATGCGCCAGATCGGGGTCCGTAATAGGGCAAAGATGTGCGGGGGAATTGGACGTTGCGGCCAAGAACTGTGCTGTTGTACCTTCATTAGTAATTTCCAGCCGGTGTCTGTTCGAATGGCGAAGGAACAGGGGCTGTCACTGAATCCCAGCAAGATTTCCGGACTGTGCGGCCGACTTATGTGCTGTTTGGCATTTGAACATGGGACCTATTGCGATCTTAAGGGGAAGTTCCCAAGTTGGGGAAAGGTCGTGCAGACCAAGACGGGCCAGGGAAGAGTTGTTCGTCAGAACATACTGAAAGAGTCGGTTACCGTTCAGCTTGAGGACGGGAAGGAATTGGATGTAAGCTTGGAGGAGATTATCGAGAAGACAGATGTGTCCCCATAG
- a CDS encoding HD domain-containing protein, producing MKAIANLLFEARILKEIPRSGFHFLGSGRESVAEHSFLSAFVGYVLAQMHPDVDQLKLLQMCLLHDLGEARIGDLNYVQKKYVVADENRAMADLTKNIPFGPAMGGLFEEFNACETVEAQLAHDADQLALILELKTLCDSGCNGPEAWLPHVVARLRTEVGQNLAKQVLKTASDAWWFEEKET from the coding sequence GTGAAGGCAATAGCTAATCTGCTCTTTGAAGCGCGGATCTTAAAGGAGATCCCGCGATCCGGTTTCCACTTCCTGGGCTCTGGTCGCGAATCAGTGGCTGAGCACAGCTTTCTTTCCGCGTTTGTTGGATATGTTCTGGCCCAGATGCATCCTGACGTGGATCAACTTAAGTTGCTCCAAATGTGCTTGTTACACGACCTTGGCGAAGCCCGGATTGGCGACCTCAACTACGTTCAAAAGAAATATGTTGTGGCTGACGAAAACAGAGCCATGGCAGACCTTACAAAGAATATCCCCTTTGGCCCTGCCATGGGCGGCCTTTTTGAGGAGTTTAATGCCTGCGAGACCGTGGAAGCACAGCTTGCCCACGATGCTGACCAACTGGCCCTCATCTTGGAACTAAAGACCCTTTGCGATTCTGGCTGCAATGGACCAGAGGCTTGGCTGCCTCACGTCGTAGCTCGACTCCGAACCGAGGTCGGCCAGAACCTGGCAAAACAGGTATTGAAAACCGCTTCAGATGCGTGGTGGTTTGAAGAAAAAGAGACCTGA